A window from Balearica regulorum gibbericeps isolate bBalReg1 chromosome 1, bBalReg1.pri, whole genome shotgun sequence encodes these proteins:
- the SNU13 gene encoding NHP2-like protein 1 codes for MSEAEVNPKAYPLADAQLTKTLLDLVQQSCNYKQLRKGANEATKTLNRGIAEFIVMAADAEPLEIILHLPLLCEDKNVPYVFVRSKQALGRACGVSRPVIACSITIKEGSQLKPQIQSVQQAIERLLV; via the exons ATg aGCGAGGCAGAAGTGAATCCCAAAGCTTACCCCTTGGCTGATGCACAGCTCACCAAAACACTGCTGGATCTTGTGCAGCAATCCTGTAACTATAAGCAGCTACGCAAGGGAGCCAATGAAG cCACCAAAACACTGAACAGAGGGATAGCAGAGTTTATTGTGATGGCGGCAGACGCAGAGCCCTTGGAAATCATCCTGCACCTCCCTCTTCTCTGCGAGGACAAGAACGTACCGTACGTGTTTGTGCGGTCCAAGCAAGCCCTGGGCCGGGCGTGTGGTGTTTCCCGGCCTGTCATTGCCTGCTCCATCACCATCAAGGAGGGATCACAGCTAAAGCCTCAGATCCAGTCTGTCCAGCAAGCTATAGAAAGACTGTTGGTCTAA